The Hymenobacter sp. DG01 genome has a segment encoding these proteins:
- the bioA gene encoding adenosylmethionine--8-amino-7-oxononanoate transaminase — MPTLSERDHAVVWHPYTQMQTAPLAVPIVRGEGSWLIAEDGTRYLDGISSWWVNLHGHAHPHIAARVSEQLRTLEHVLFAGFTHPAAVELAEQLLEILPENQARVFYSDNGSTAVEVALKMVLQYFHNLGQPERRTFICFQNSYHGDTFGAMAVSARGAFTEPFWPLLFDVEFIDVPVPGREAETLAQLDTLLGRPDIAGFIFEPLVLGTAGMVMYEPEVLTEMLRRCHQCGVLCIADEVMTGFGRTGPLFASSLLQEQPDIMCFSKGLTGGTLAMGLTTCAAPIYAAFLSDNKMRALFHGHSYTANPVACAAALASLELTRTDDCQQQRQRIEAAHAAFRQEIEALPGIRQVRHRGTILAVEYDPGEGTSYFSRLRDAFYQLALDNHIVLRPLGNVVYLLPPYCTTNPELELLYAVLRRMREVVLNFEPAPTLPEYLHD; from the coding sequence ATGCCTACTCTTTCCGAGCGGGACCACGCCGTAGTGTGGCACCCTTATACCCAAATGCAGACTGCCCCGCTGGCCGTGCCCATTGTGCGTGGCGAGGGCAGCTGGCTGATTGCCGAGGATGGCACCCGCTACCTCGACGGCATTTCGTCGTGGTGGGTAAACCTGCACGGGCACGCCCACCCGCACATTGCGGCCCGCGTGAGCGAGCAGCTGCGCACCCTGGAGCACGTGCTGTTTGCCGGCTTCACGCACCCCGCCGCCGTGGAGCTGGCCGAGCAGCTGCTGGAAATTCTGCCCGAAAACCAGGCCCGCGTATTCTATTCCGACAACGGCTCGACGGCCGTGGAAGTGGCCCTGAAAATGGTGCTGCAGTATTTCCACAACCTCGGCCAGCCGGAACGCCGCACCTTCATCTGCTTCCAGAACTCCTACCACGGCGACACCTTCGGGGCTATGGCCGTGAGTGCACGCGGGGCCTTCACGGAGCCGTTCTGGCCGCTGCTCTTCGACGTGGAATTTATTGATGTGCCGGTGCCGGGCCGGGAGGCCGAAACGCTGGCTCAGCTCGATACTCTGCTTGGCCGCCCTGATATAGCAGGCTTCATCTTCGAGCCTCTGGTGCTGGGCACAGCTGGCATGGTGATGTATGAGCCAGAAGTACTCACGGAAATGCTGCGCCGCTGCCACCAGTGCGGCGTGCTGTGCATTGCCGATGAGGTGATGACGGGCTTCGGGCGCACCGGTCCCCTGTTTGCCAGCAGCCTGCTGCAGGAGCAACCCGACATCATGTGCTTTTCCAAAGGCCTGACGGGCGGCACCCTGGCCATGGGCCTGACCACCTGCGCCGCGCCCATTTACGCCGCTTTCCTCAGCGACAACAAGATGCGGGCCCTGTTCCACGGCCACTCTTACACCGCCAACCCCGTGGCCTGCGCCGCTGCCCTGGCCAGCCTGGAGCTTACCCGCACCGACGACTGTCAGCAGCAGCGCCAGCGCATAGAGGCCGCTCACGCCGCTTTCCGTCAGGAAATAGAAGCCTTGCCCGGCATCCGGCAGGTACGTCACCGCGGCACCATTCTGGCCGTGGAGTATGACCCCGGCGAGGGCACCAGCTACTTCAGCCGCCTCCGCGACGCCTTCTACCAGCTGGCCCTGGACAACCACATTGTGCTGCGCCCCCTGGGCAACGTAGTGTATTTGCTCCCCCCCTACTGCACCACCAACCCCGAGCTGGAGCTACTGTACGCGGTGCTGCGCCGCATGCGTGAAGTAGTGCTGAACTTCGAGCCGGCGCCTACCCTCCCCGAGTACCTGCATGACTGA
- the bioD gene encoding dethiobiotin synthase codes for MERLFITGIGTDVGKTLVSAILTEALQADYWKPVQAGLEPSTDAGTVRSLVRNTRSHFWPERYRLQLPASPHAAAAAEGLTLRPEDFQLPETDNHLLVEGAGGLLVPLAPGFLIADLARQLDLDVVVVSRNYLGSINHTLLTLEALQARGLRVRGLVFNGEPTPATENFISQHTGVPLLPRIRPETEVTPEVVSRYATEFRAWFEL; via the coding sequence TTGGAACGACTTTTCATCACCGGCATCGGCACCGACGTAGGCAAAACCCTGGTGTCGGCCATCCTGACTGAGGCTTTGCAGGCTGACTACTGGAAGCCTGTGCAGGCGGGCCTGGAGCCCTCCACCGACGCGGGCACGGTCCGCAGTCTGGTGCGCAACACCCGCAGCCACTTCTGGCCGGAGCGCTACCGCCTGCAGCTACCCGCCTCGCCGCACGCCGCCGCCGCCGCCGAGGGACTCACGCTCCGCCCAGAAGATTTCCAGCTGCCCGAAACCGACAACCACCTGCTGGTAGAAGGGGCCGGCGGCCTCCTGGTACCACTCGCCCCCGGCTTCCTCATAGCCGACTTAGCACGGCAGCTGGACCTCGATGTGGTGGTGGTTTCGCGCAATTACCTGGGTAGCATCAACCACACCCTGCTCACGCTGGAAGCCCTGCAGGCGCGCGGGCTGCGGGTGCGCGGCCTCGTGTTCAACGGGGAGCCTACTCCCGCCACCGAGAACTTCATCAGTCAGCATACTGGCGTGCCCCTGCTACCCCGCATCCGGCCCGAAACCGAAGTAACCCCCGAGGTAGTAAGCCGCTACGCCACCGAGTTTCGGGCGTGGTTTGAGCTATAA
- a CDS encoding immunity 51 family protein codes for MSSKEFTDTLRPFFWSEHENSASVCLEVGGYRNEIFATRAAEGFEGSGYDWASLAQVFLTEQQPQLAGIVKFDPEGSMFCAYSADKEALKQFALAFKIALDDERIATDLLSRAELD; via the coding sequence ATGAGCAGCAAGGAGTTTACTGATACACTCCGTCCGTTCTTCTGGTCGGAGCACGAAAACAGCGCGTCAGTTTGCCTGGAGGTGGGCGGCTACCGAAACGAAATCTTTGCCACAAGAGCAGCAGAAGGCTTTGAGGGCAGCGGGTACGACTGGGCGTCTCTGGCCCAGGTATTCTTAACGGAGCAGCAGCCCCAGCTGGCGGGCATCGTGAAATTCGACCCGGAAGGCAGCATGTTCTGCGCTTACTCGGCGGATAAGGAGGCCCTGAAGCAGTTTGCGCTGGCCTTCAAGATAGCCCTGGACGATGAGCGTATCGCAACGGACCTGTTGTCTCGCGCTGAGCTGGATTAG
- a CDS encoding glutathione peroxidase, with protein MKLSKSGSKGKVLRNEKQAAAPVPFYDLAGQLNSGQPLKFDELRGKKVLLVNTASNCGYTNQYEELQQLSEQFSDQLVVLGFPANDFAEQEKADDKAIEQFCQVNFGVSFPLMKKSVVVKKGEQNPVYQWLSNARQNGWNEQAPDWNFSKYLISEDGRLTHYFGPAVSPLSDTVISTIKTPGQKS; from the coding sequence ATGAAGCTTTCCAAGTCGGGCAGCAAGGGCAAGGTGCTCCGGAATGAAAAGCAGGCCGCCGCGCCCGTGCCGTTCTACGACCTCGCCGGCCAATTGAACTCAGGGCAGCCGCTGAAATTTGACGAGTTGCGGGGCAAGAAAGTACTGCTGGTGAATACGGCGTCCAACTGCGGCTACACCAACCAATACGAAGAGCTACAGCAACTTTCCGAGCAGTTCTCTGACCAGCTGGTGGTTCTAGGCTTCCCCGCTAACGACTTCGCGGAGCAGGAAAAGGCTGACGATAAAGCCATTGAGCAGTTTTGCCAGGTGAACTTCGGCGTATCGTTTCCTTTGATGAAGAAGAGCGTGGTGGTGAAAAAGGGCGAGCAGAACCCCGTGTACCAGTGGCTTAGCAACGCCCGCCAGAACGGCTGGAACGAGCAGGCTCCCGACTGGAACTTCTCGAAGTACCTCATAAGCGAAGACGGCCGCCTGACCCACTACTTCGGCCCCGCCGTTTCTCCCCTCAGCGACACCGTTATCAGCACGATTAAAACGCCGGGCCAGAAAAGTTAG
- a CDS encoding aspartate kinase yields MKVLKFGGTSVGSPQRMREVAELIHAPHLQRRIVVLSAMSGTTNALVEIATLLYAADATAATARIEALRQRYHEVARELLPGEGLAESAIETLNQHFDAVLALTSAPLSADGERVILAQGELLSTLLVHRYVTQVLGRPAVLLPALDFMRLDVDEEPDAAYIREHLAATLAPYANQQLFITQGYICRSAQGHIDNLKRGGSDYSASLIGAAVEAEEIQIWTDIDGLHNNDPRIVQGTYPIRELSFDEAAELAYFGAKILHPSSVLPARQHGIPVRLLNTMQPEAPGTLISAKTGSEAIKAVAAKDGITAINVKSSRMLLAHGFLRSLFEIFERYRTSIDMITTSEVAVSLTIDDATRLPQILEELRRFGTVEVDENQTIICLVGSLGQDAHGAANQAFAALRDIPVRMISYGGSPNNISILVHNNHKVSALQALNAGLFQR; encoded by the coding sequence ATGAAAGTTCTCAAGTTTGGTGGCACGTCCGTAGGGTCGCCACAGCGGATGCGCGAAGTAGCCGAGTTGATTCATGCCCCGCATCTGCAGCGCCGCATTGTGGTACTGTCGGCCATGAGCGGCACTACCAACGCGCTGGTGGAAATTGCTACCCTGCTCTACGCCGCCGATGCCACCGCTGCTACCGCCCGCATTGAGGCCCTGCGCCAGCGCTACCACGAGGTAGCCCGCGAATTGCTACCCGGCGAAGGCCTGGCTGAATCGGCTATTGAAACCCTGAATCAGCATTTCGACGCGGTGTTGGCTCTGACCTCGGCCCCGCTTTCTGCCGATGGAGAGCGGGTGATTTTGGCCCAGGGCGAGCTGCTGAGCACGCTGCTCGTGCACCGCTACGTAACCCAGGTGCTGGGCCGTCCGGCCGTGCTGCTGCCTGCCCTCGACTTTATGCGCCTGGATGTGGACGAGGAGCCCGACGCGGCCTACATCCGGGAGCACCTGGCCGCTACCCTCGCGCCCTACGCCAACCAACAGCTGTTTATCACGCAGGGCTACATCTGCCGCAGCGCCCAGGGCCATATCGATAATCTCAAGCGCGGCGGCTCCGACTACTCTGCTTCGCTGATTGGAGCGGCCGTAGAGGCAGAGGAAATCCAGATTTGGACTGACATCGACGGCCTGCACAACAACGACCCGCGCATCGTACAGGGCACCTACCCCATTCGGGAGCTGTCGTTTGATGAGGCGGCGGAGCTGGCTTACTTCGGCGCGAAGATTCTGCACCCCAGCTCGGTGCTGCCCGCCCGCCAGCACGGCATTCCGGTACGCCTGCTCAACACCATGCAGCCCGAGGCCCCCGGCACCCTAATTTCGGCCAAAACGGGCTCCGAGGCTATCAAGGCGGTAGCCGCCAAGGACGGCATTACGGCCATCAACGTGAAGTCGAGCCGCATGCTGCTGGCCCACGGCTTCCTGCGCAGCTTGTTCGAGATTTTCGAGCGCTACCGCACCTCCATCGACATGATTACGACCTCGGAAGTAGCCGTGTCGCTGACCATCGACGACGCTACCCGCCTGCCCCAGATTCTGGAAGAGCTGCGCCGCTTCGGCACCGTAGAAGTCGATGAAAACCAAACCATTATTTGCCTGGTAGGAAGCCTGGGGCAGGACGCGCACGGGGCGGCCAACCAAGCCTTTGCCGCTCTGCGCGACATTCCGGTGCGCATGATCAGCTACGGCGGCTCGCCGAACAACATCAGCATTCTGGTGCACAACAATCACAAAGTAAGCGCCCTGCAGGCCCTGAATGCCGGGCTGTTTCAGCGGTAA
- the lysA gene encoding diaminopimelate decarboxylase, which produces MAFQLPAELTQQLTPFYYYDLQLLDQTLAALTAAARPGNFQVHYALKANSNLPILQRIQQAGFGADCVSGGEVQRALDAGFSPDHVVFAGVGKSDAEINRALAADIFCFNAESVPELQVLNELAGAQGRKARVALRINPNVDAHTHAYITTGLDANKFGINLADLAGVVDGLDNLPNVELIGLHAHIGSQITELSAFANLSRKLNELQTWLEDRGHRLPHLNVGGGLGIDYHQPDQNPIPDFAAYFGMFEQHLERRPGQQVHVELGRAVVAQCGTLVSRVLYVKESQQTRFAILDAGMTELIRPALYGSYHLIQNLTSQRPELTYDIVGPICESSDTFGKAITLPETQRGDLVAIRSAGAYGEVMSSAYNLREKAEAVYR; this is translated from the coding sequence ATGGCTTTTCAACTTCCGGCGGAGCTTACCCAGCAGCTTACCCCCTTTTATTACTACGACCTTCAGTTGCTCGACCAGACACTGGCGGCACTTACGGCGGCCGCCAGGCCGGGCAATTTCCAGGTGCACTACGCCTTGAAAGCCAACTCCAACCTGCCCATTCTGCAGCGCATTCAGCAGGCGGGCTTTGGGGCCGACTGCGTGAGCGGCGGCGAGGTGCAGCGCGCCCTGGATGCTGGCTTCTCCCCCGACCATGTGGTATTTGCGGGAGTAGGAAAATCAGATGCGGAAATCAACCGGGCCCTGGCCGCCGATATCTTCTGCTTTAACGCCGAATCGGTGCCGGAGCTGCAGGTGCTCAACGAGTTGGCCGGCGCCCAGGGCCGCAAGGCACGAGTTGCTCTACGCATCAACCCCAACGTGGACGCGCACACCCACGCCTACATCACCACTGGCCTCGATGCCAACAAGTTCGGCATTAACTTGGCCGATCTGGCGGGGGTAGTAGATGGCCTGGACAACCTCCCCAATGTAGAGCTGATAGGTCTGCACGCCCACATCGGCTCCCAGATTACGGAGCTGTCGGCGTTTGCCAACCTGAGCCGCAAGCTCAATGAACTGCAAACCTGGCTGGAAGATCGGGGCCACCGCCTCCCCCACCTTAACGTGGGCGGCGGCCTGGGCATCGACTACCACCAGCCCGACCAGAACCCCATTCCAGACTTTGCGGCCTACTTCGGGATGTTTGAGCAGCACCTGGAGCGGCGGCCGGGGCAGCAGGTACACGTAGAGCTGGGCCGGGCCGTAGTAGCTCAGTGCGGCACCCTTGTAAGCCGGGTGCTCTACGTGAAAGAAAGCCAGCAGACCCGCTTTGCCATTCTTGACGCGGGCATGACGGAACTGATCCGGCCGGCCCTGTACGGCAGCTACCACCTCATCCAGAACCTGACCAGCCAGCGCCCGGAGTTGACCTACGACATTGTGGGCCCCATCTGCGAGTCGTCGGATACGTTTGGCAAAGCTATTACTCTGCCCGAAACCCAACGCGGCGACTTGGTAGCTATCCGCTCGGCCGGTGCTTACGGGGAGGTAATGTCCTCAGCCTACAACCTGCGCGAGAAAGCTGAAGCCGTTTACCGGTAG
- a CDS encoding beta-ketoacyl synthase N-terminal-like domain-containing protein, with product MTEFAPDELIVIRGRGRVSALGLQPLPADASVSPFTTHATGLPVAALPPAAEATLAELRRTQPAYRQLDRTVLLALLAARQAAAAAGWQRSEVVSGEQKHDPLLTISPFHHFTTSPLAVSIGSSRGATGRTEEFHAGFLADGVVPAGASPLTTLGNVASWVAYDAGSAGGAALSHSSTCSSAFQALGNATAWLRAGMAERFLAGGTEAPLTDFTLAQMRAIGIYSPFAAEDFPCRPGAGKPSTFVLGEGAAVFALEKVGRQQLAAEAGSAPVFVLESVGFGFEAIGSKTGLSPEGQHFQQAIRQALAQARLTPAAVDAVVLHSPGTPAGDAAERAALRAVFGESLPPLLSNKWLIGHTLGASAALSLDFALHILETQQWPAAPFATDIASAAPKPIRRILVNAAGFGGNAACALVSVLDAGR from the coding sequence ATGACTGAGTTTGCCCCCGACGAGCTAATTGTTATCCGGGGCCGGGGCCGGGTATCGGCGCTGGGGCTGCAGCCACTGCCCGCTGACGCCAGCGTTTCGCCCTTCACCACCCACGCCACCGGCCTGCCCGTAGCTGCCCTACCCCCCGCCGCTGAGGCAACCCTCGCCGAGCTGCGCCGCACCCAACCCGCCTACCGCCAGCTCGACCGCACCGTACTGCTGGCCCTGCTGGCCGCCCGTCAGGCCGCGGCCGCAGCCGGCTGGCAACGTAGTGAGGTGGTGAGTGGTGAGCAAAAACACGACCCATTACTCACCATCTCACCATTTCACCATTTCACCACTTCACCTCTGGCCGTCAGTATTGGGAGCAGCCGGGGCGCTACGGGGCGCACGGAGGAGTTTCACGCTGGTTTTCTGGCTGATGGCGTTGTGCCCGCCGGTGCCTCGCCGCTGACTACCCTCGGCAACGTGGCCAGCTGGGTGGCCTACGATGCGGGCAGCGCGGGCGGCGCGGCCCTGAGCCACTCCAGCACCTGCAGCAGCGCGTTTCAGGCCCTGGGCAACGCCACGGCCTGGCTGCGGGCGGGCATGGCCGAGCGGTTTCTGGCCGGGGGTACCGAGGCGCCCCTCACTGATTTCACCCTGGCTCAGATGCGGGCCATCGGCATCTACTCACCCTTTGCCGCCGAAGATTTTCCCTGTCGGCCCGGCGCGGGCAAGCCCTCTACCTTCGTGCTGGGCGAAGGCGCGGCGGTATTCGCCCTGGAGAAAGTGGGCCGACAACAGCTGGCGGCGGAAGCCGGTAGCGCACCGGTTTTCGTGCTGGAAAGCGTAGGGTTTGGCTTCGAGGCCATCGGTAGCAAAACCGGCCTTTCGCCCGAGGGGCAGCACTTTCAGCAAGCTATCCGGCAGGCGCTGGCTCAGGCCCGCCTCACGCCCGCCGCCGTGGATGCCGTAGTGCTGCACAGCCCGGGCACCCCGGCCGGCGACGCGGCCGAGCGGGCGGCGCTGCGAGCAGTTTTCGGGGAAAGCCTACCCCCACTGCTGTCCAATAAGTGGCTGATTGGGCACACCTTGGGCGCCTCGGCCGCTCTCAGCCTCGATTTTGCCCTGCACATCCTCGAAACTCAGCAGTGGCCGGCCGCGCCGTTTGCCACCGACATAGCTTCCGCAGCCCCGAAGCCTATCCGCCGGATTCTGGTGAATGCGGCCGGCTTCGGGGGAAACGCGGCTTGTGCGCTGGTATCGGTGCTGGACGCAGGTAGATAG
- a CDS encoding glycosyltransferase family 39 protein, producing MPFPMTSRRWLWLFLLVLAAAFLWELGSWGPLESSEARYSEIGREMLAGQDWLHPRLLGIQHFHKPPLTYWLTAAGLGLFGENTVGVRLLPVLAVLLQVGLMYGLGLLLFQQDRARALAAAVIYGTLPVVLISALNVTTDAYLATLELAAAYGILRYYHGGGVRWLYLFWLGLGLAFLTKGPVGFVLPLMAVMGFYFKQGQTKRPFTWHHALGFALFVGVGLSWYLYLIAENPAFLRYFLFEHTVERFANAATFNRAKPWWFYLVLAPATSLPWAVALVVRAVRTPWSTVPREWRNVLIFWVLVPLLFFSLSKSKLLLYVLPIFPGVVLLTVYYLGRCTEAVLHRWYVGIVAFYGFLLGALCLLPILTTVVNLGFEVKPFTALWPAAGVILLVLTLTLWNQVRIAPRLLVATTLFTVFLLLSAKPIMQQNELAFNGSRPLAQFIRDKQLTNRQVLVYDQLLPSLAFELGQLPVFLNDGNHNLNRETQFEAGTSWQRYLLYLQDPQQEPALGALLLQHPVLLVKGELKPERQWMLRYFTQREKLGKWTVLW from the coding sequence ATGCCCTTCCCGATGACCTCCCGCCGCTGGCTCTGGCTTTTTCTTTTGGTGCTTGCCGCCGCCTTTTTGTGGGAGCTGGGCAGCTGGGGGCCCCTGGAAAGCAGCGAGGCGCGCTACTCTGAAATAGGCCGGGAAATGCTGGCGGGCCAGGATTGGCTGCACCCGCGCCTGCTGGGCATTCAGCACTTCCACAAGCCGCCCCTTACCTACTGGCTTACCGCGGCGGGGCTGGGGTTGTTCGGCGAAAATACGGTGGGCGTGCGCCTGCTGCCGGTGCTGGCCGTGCTGCTGCAGGTGGGGCTGATGTATGGGCTGGGGTTGCTGCTGTTCCAGCAGGACCGTGCCCGGGCCCTGGCCGCCGCCGTTATCTACGGCACGCTTCCCGTCGTGCTGATTTCGGCCCTTAACGTTACCACCGACGCCTACCTGGCTACCCTGGAGCTGGCCGCCGCTTACGGTATTCTGCGCTACTACCACGGCGGCGGAGTGCGGTGGCTGTACCTGTTCTGGCTGGGGCTTGGGCTGGCCTTCCTCACGAAAGGGCCGGTAGGCTTTGTGCTGCCGCTAATGGCCGTTATGGGCTTCTACTTCAAACAAGGGCAGACCAAACGGCCGTTTACCTGGCATCATGCCCTGGGGTTTGCGCTGTTTGTGGGGGTAGGGCTGAGCTGGTATCTGTACCTGATAGCCGAAAACCCGGCCTTTCTGCGCTACTTTTTGTTTGAACACACCGTGGAGCGCTTTGCCAACGCGGCTACTTTCAACCGGGCCAAACCGTGGTGGTTTTATCTGGTGCTGGCCCCCGCTACCAGCCTGCCGTGGGCTGTGGCCCTGGTAGTTCGGGCGGTGCGCACGCCCTGGAGCACGGTGCCACGCGAGTGGCGCAACGTGCTCATCTTCTGGGTGCTGGTGCCCCTGCTGTTTTTCTCTTTGTCCAAATCCAAGCTGCTGCTCTACGTGCTGCCCATTTTCCCGGGGGTAGTGCTCCTGACGGTGTACTACCTGGGCCGCTGCACCGAGGCCGTCCTGCACCGCTGGTACGTGGGCATCGTGGCGTTCTACGGGTTTCTGCTGGGCGCCCTGTGCCTGCTGCCCATCCTCACGACGGTGGTAAACCTGGGGTTCGAGGTGAAGCCGTTCACGGCCCTCTGGCCGGCGGCCGGAGTTATCCTGCTGGTGCTCACGCTCACGCTCTGGAACCAGGTGCGCATTGCCCCGCGTCTGCTGGTGGCCACCACCCTGTTCACGGTGTTTCTGCTGCTGTCGGCCAAGCCCATCATGCAGCAGAACGAGCTGGCGTTCAACGGCAGCCGCCCCCTGGCCCAGTTCATTCGGGATAAGCAGCTCACCAACCGCCAGGTGCTGGTGTACGACCAGTTGCTGCCGTCCCTGGCTTTCGAGCTGGGCCAGCTGCCCGTGTTCCTCAACGATGGTAACCACAACCTCAACCGCGAAACCCAGTTCGAGGCCGGCACCAGCTGGCAGCGCTACCTGCTCTACCTCCAGGACCCCCAGCAGGAGCCAGCCCTGGGCGCCCTCCTGCTGCAGCACCCGGTGCTCCTGGTGAAAGGCGAGTTAAAACCTGAGCGCCAGTGGATGCTGCGCTACTTCACCCAGCGGGAAAAGCTGGGCAAGTGGACGGTGTTATGGTAG
- a CDS encoding spore germination protein GerW family protein, producing MPTAQESLQSFTDEFTRNAGVRTVFGEPIVMPYATVVPVARVVYGLGGGFGVGKRTAKAGEGEGEAAGSGGGFGGGALAFPAGVLDIRPKRTRFVSTSRTRHVLLGVALGWVLARALGKGQRQSAGNADSGQKKG from the coding sequence ATGCCAACCGCCCAGGAATCTCTCCAATCCTTTACTGATGAGTTTACGCGCAACGCCGGAGTGCGCACCGTTTTCGGCGAGCCCATCGTGATGCCGTACGCTACGGTAGTGCCCGTGGCCAGGGTGGTGTACGGGTTGGGCGGTGGTTTCGGGGTAGGCAAGCGCACGGCTAAAGCCGGAGAGGGCGAAGGTGAAGCGGCCGGCAGCGGCGGCGGCTTCGGAGGTGGTGCGCTGGCTTTTCCGGCCGGCGTACTCGACATCCGACCCAAACGCACCCGGTTTGTCTCCACCAGCCGCACCCGGCACGTTCTGTTAGGAGTAGCGTTGGGCTGGGTATTGGCTCGTGCTTTGGGTAAAGGCCAGCGGCAGAGTGCCGGTAATGCAGATTCGGGCCAAAAGAAGGGGTAG
- a CDS encoding sce7726 family protein produces the protein MNDPEIRALLYPLLTGGVYVDELPTGTTRADVVHITEQFMHGYELKGDGDTLQRVAKQLPCYGRAYDFVTFVVTEKHLPKLLPLLPEWVGVLVASAEGLRLHRPALYNATVERPAVAALLRLEEIKQFLLAQGLVGVSTYRRRDVLNFLRTTQLVTLSALAHHVRRQLMGRMDERLAFRAERKAERERVAARRRKRPKRK, from the coding sequence GTGAATGATCCTGAAATCCGGGCGCTTCTTTACCCGCTGCTGACGGGCGGCGTGTACGTGGATGAGCTGCCCACCGGCACCACCCGGGCCGATGTCGTCCACATCACGGAGCAGTTTATGCACGGCTACGAGCTGAAAGGCGACGGCGACACCCTGCAGCGGGTGGCCAAGCAGCTGCCCTGCTACGGCCGGGCCTACGATTTTGTCACCTTCGTCGTCACGGAAAAGCACTTGCCCAAGCTCCTGCCCCTGCTGCCCGAGTGGGTGGGCGTGCTGGTGGCCTCGGCGGAGGGCCTGCGCCTACACCGGCCGGCCCTCTACAACGCCACGGTAGAGCGCCCGGCGGTGGCGGCGTTGCTGCGGCTGGAGGAAATCAAGCAGTTTCTGCTGGCTCAGGGGCTGGTAGGCGTGAGCACCTACCGCCGCCGGGACGTACTCAATTTTCTGCGCACCACGCAGCTGGTTACGCTTTCAGCCCTGGCTCACCATGTCCGGCGGCAGCTCATGGGCCGGATGGACGAGCGCCTGGCTTTCCGGGCCGAGCGCAAGGCCGAGCGGGAACGGGTGGCGGCTCGCCGGCGCAAGCGCCCCAAGCGGAAGTGA
- a CDS encoding M28 family metallopeptidase: MRRSSLLLLSLGFTTSVFAQNKPNATPDPLITKMVQDISEKNLRDDIDKLVSFGTRHTLSDTKSKKRGIGAARNWVESEFRKYSKASGGRLKVEQDTFTIKPDGRRIDRPVVMANVMATLPGTDPTDKRVFIVSGHIDSRVTDVMNATADAPGANDDGSGTVAVMELARVMSQQQFPATIIFVAVQGEEQGLYGSTHLAKRAKKEGWNLVAMLNNDIMGNSSGHDPEIKDDKRLRVFSEGVPATETTDEARVRRTLSSENDSPSRNLARYTRTACQQYVPGHEVVLEYRPDRFLRGGDHTPFNQQGFTAVRFSEMNEDFRHQHQDLRTENGEEYGDYAKFMDFPYLRRNTGVNLATLASLALAPAAPENVGVLTANLTNRTELKWEAPKAGEKPAGYYVLMRETSAPEWQQKFFVTDTKADLPHSKDNYIFGVVSVDAEGHESLPIIPKPVR; encoded by the coding sequence ATGCGCCGTTCCTCGCTGCTGTTGCTTTCGCTTGGTTTCACTACCTCGGTTTTCGCCCAGAACAAGCCCAACGCTACCCCCGATCCGCTCATTACCAAAATGGTGCAGGACATATCGGAGAAAAACCTGCGCGACGACATCGACAAGCTCGTGAGCTTCGGCACGCGCCACACCCTGAGCGACACCAAGAGCAAGAAGCGCGGCATCGGGGCGGCCCGCAACTGGGTGGAAAGTGAGTTCAGGAAGTACAGCAAGGCCAGCGGGGGCCGCCTGAAAGTGGAGCAGGACACCTTCACCATCAAGCCCGACGGCCGCCGCATCGACCGGCCGGTGGTCATGGCCAACGTAATGGCGACCCTGCCCGGCACCGACCCCACCGATAAGCGCGTGTTCATCGTGAGCGGGCACATCGACTCCCGGGTGACGGACGTGATGAACGCCACCGCCGACGCGCCCGGCGCCAACGACGACGGCTCGGGCACGGTGGCCGTGATGGAGCTGGCCCGCGTGATGTCGCAGCAGCAGTTTCCGGCCACCATCATTTTTGTGGCCGTGCAGGGCGAAGAGCAGGGGCTTTATGGCTCGACTCACCTGGCTAAGCGCGCCAAGAAAGAAGGCTGGAACCTGGTGGCCATGCTCAACAACGATATCATGGGCAACTCTTCGGGCCACGACCCCGAAATCAAGGACGACAAGCGCCTGCGCGTGTTCAGCGAAGGTGTGCCCGCCACCGAAACCACCGACGAAGCCCGCGTACGACGCACGCTTTCTTCGGAAAACGACTCGCCCAGCCGCAACTTGGCCCGCTACACCCGCACGGCCTGCCAGCAGTACGTGCCCGGCCACGAGGTAGTGCTGGAGTATCGTCCCGACCGATTCCTGCGCGGCGGCGACCATACGCCCTTCAACCAGCAGGGCTTCACGGCAGTGCGCTTCTCGGAGATGAATGAGGACTTCCGCCACCAGCACCAGGACCTGCGCACCGAAAACGGCGAGGAGTACGGCGACTATGCCAAGTTCATGGACTTCCCCTATCTGCGCCGCAACACCGGCGTAAACCTGGCCACGCTGGCTAGTCTGGCCCTGGCCCCCGCCGCCCCCGAAAACGTGGGCGTGCTCACGGCCAACCTCACCAACCGCACCGAGCTGAAGTGGGAAGCGCCCAAAGCCGGCGAGAAACCGGCCGGCTACTACGTGCTCATGCGCGAAACCAGCGCCCCGGAGTGGCAGCAGAAGTTCTTCGTGACCGATACCAAAGCCGACCTGCCCCATAGCAAGGACAACTACATTTTCGGGGTGGTGTCAGTGGACGCCGAGGGCCACGAGAGCCTGCCCATCATTCCGAAACCGGTGCGCTAG